Within the Emticicia oligotrophica DSM 17448 genome, the region CCGCCCCCCCTAAATTACCTGAAGATGTAGCCATTGCCTATAAAAACTTACCTACAACCTTAGACTATAATCTTCATGTAAAACCAATTTTATCAGATAAATGCTTTGCTTGCCACGGCCCAGACAAAGCCAAACAAAAAGCAGGCCTTCGATTAGACTTAGCAGAAGCTGCTTACGCCCAACTTCCCGAAAGCCCAGGGAAAGTGGCAATTTCGCCCAAAAATTTAAAGAAAAGTGAGGTTTTTCATAGAATAGTCTCGAATGACCCAACTTACGTGATGCCTACACCCAAATCACATTTGAGCTTATCGGCCTACGAAAAAGCGGTTATCATCAAATGGATTGAAAATGGTGCAGTTTATCAACCTCATTGGGCTTTCGTGAAACCACAAAAAAGAGCAATTCCTTCTCTTAAAAATACGCTTGCTTTTTCTCCCATTAATCAAATTGATAATTTTATTTTCAGTCGCTTAGAACAAGAAGGTTTGTCGGCCTCAAAAGAGGCTTCAAAGGAAATTTTGCTGCGTCGTTTGTCTTTTGATTTAACTGGCCTGCCCCCAACTCTCGAAGAAATTGATGCTTTTTTGGATGATAATAGCCCCAATGCCTACGAAAAACAAGTAGATAGGTTACTAAATTCGCCACATTATGGTGAAAAAATGTCCACTGATTGGCTTGATTTAGCTCGCTTTGCCGATTCTCATGGTTATACTGTTGACCGACTTCGAGATATGTCGCCCTATCGAGATTGGGTAATTCGGGCTTTCAACGAAAACATGCCTTATAGCAATTTTATCCACCAACAACTGGCTGGCGATTTGTTTCCATCACCCACCAAAGATATGCTCATTGCTACGGCTTTCAATCGAAATCATCCGCAAAATTTGGAAGGAGGTATTGTAGAAGAAGAATTTCAAACCGAATATGTCATGGACAGAACCAATACTTTTGGTGATGCTTTCTTGGCGATGTCGGTTGGTTGTGCCCGATGCCACGACCATAAATATGACCCAATTTCACAGAAAAATTATTACGAATTATTCAGTTTCTTTAATAATATAAGAGAAGCTGGTCAGATTTCGTGGAATGATGACCTACCCACTCCTACCCTACTTTTACCGACTGCTGAGCAAGAAAAAGTAGTAGATTTCATTAAAAATTCCATTGCAGAACAAGAACAAAAAGTAATTGAAGCGAAAAATTCAGCTACAACAGATTTTGAAAAATGGTTAGAAAATAAAGAATATCAATCACTATTAAACAATGCTTTGCCACAAGCTAACTTACAAGGATTTTATACCTTTGAAGATTCACTTCGAAACAGTGTAAATCCTAAACAAAAAGGCGTGATGCGACGTGATGCCGGAACTCTTGATAAACCTACTTTCGAGCAAACCACCAAGGGTCAAGTGCTGCTTTTAGATGGCGATGTCTATGCCGATTTAAAAGATGTAGGTGTTTTTCGAAAGTCTGAGGCTTTTACGGTTGGTATGTGGGCCTACATTCCAAAGGAAATGAAAGATGGTGTGATTTTCCATAAAAGCAATGCCGAGCGTTTGTATAATTTCAAGGGCTACCACTTATTTCTACGAAATAATAAGTTAGAAATTACGATGGCTCACACCGCTCCTTCAAATGCCATTACAAAATTAAGTTTGAAAGACGCTCCTCGTGATAAATGGCTGCATTTGTGCATGACCCACGATGGCTCTGCCAAAGCCAACGGTTTCAAACTCTATCTTGATGGAGAAGAAATGACCATGGAAACCGTCATCGACCAATTATATAAAGACATTATTTTTTACTCAAAATCAGAGCCAGCATTGCAGATTGGCGGCTGGTGGCGTGGATTGGGTTTTAAAGGAGGAAAAGTTGACGATGCCATAGTTTACAGCCGAGCTTTAACGCCATTTGAAATAAAAATCTTAGCCAAAAAGGCTGATTGGGGCAATATTTCGAATAAATCTTCAAGTGAATTAAACCCCCAAGAAAAAGCGATTTTGAAAGAATATTATCTTTCGGCCATCAATCCAACAGTTTTATCGGCACAAAAAGAATTACAAAAGCTCCGAACGGCTTTATCTGATTCGAGCGAAAAAATTGCCGAAATTATGATTATGCAAGAAATGCCTAAACCAAAGGTTACTCACTTGCTACATCGTGGACAATATGATGCTTTGGGTGAAGAAGTAAAACCTAATACCCCGAAAGATATTCTATCATTTCCTGCCAATTTACCTAAAAATAGACTTGGTTTGGCTCAATGGCTTACCGATGAAAATAATCCGCTTACTGCAAGAGTAGCAGTAAACCGATTCTGGCAAAATTTCTTCGGTACAGGCATTGTAAAAACGACTGAAGATTTTGGGAATCAAGGCGAAATGCCGAGCCACCCCGAATTACTTGATTGGTTGGCTCTAAATTTTCAAAAAGATTGGGATGTAAAGAAACTCAATAAACTCATTGTTATGTCAGCCACGTATCGACAAGATTCAAAAGTAAGCAGAGAAGTTCGAGAACGTGACCCCGAAAATCGTTTGCTTTCACACGGGCCAAGCAATCGACTTTCTGCCGAAATGCTTCGTGATAATGCATTGGCAGTCAGTGGTTTATTGAATAAGAAAATTGGTGGTAAAAGCATCAAACCTTATCAACCCGATGGCCTTTGGGAAATCAATAATACCCAATATACCCAAGATTCGGGTGATGCTATTTATCGACGTAGCCTTTATATAGTTGTGAAGCGTTCTGTACCCAATCCGACTTTGGGAACATTCGATGCTCCTTCTCGCAGCTATTGTGTGGTTCGTCGACAAAAAACCAATACGCCTTTGCAAGCCCTCGTGACGCTCAACGACCCAACTTTTGTTGAAGCGGCTAAAGTGATAGGCGAAGCCATGGCCAAAGAAGCCGATACCCGAAAAGCGATTATTACTGTTTATAGGAAACTTAGTGGTAAAACTCCTTCTGAACGAGAGTTGGACTTACTCTTATCATTGCAAAAATCTGAATATGAGGAGTTTAAACAAAATCCTGATAAAACCAAAGGTTGGCTAAAAACTGGACTTTATAAAATTGACCCAGCTTTAGAAGCCGCCTCAGTAGCCGCCAATGCCGTAGTAGCAAGCACGATTTTAAACTCAGATGCAACCCTTACCAAAAGATAAAATGGCACACCACGACGATACTTTCAAACTTCATTCTCCTGAGTTTTCGGCATTGAATCGAAAGCTCGACCGACGTAATTTTTTACTCCGTTCGGCCTCAGGTTTGGGTGCAATGGCTTTGAGTAGTTTGATTAGTTCAAACGCAAGAGGAAATACACTCGAAGAGCAAATCATGAAAGCTTTGCCCAGTATTGCACCAAAAGCCAAACGAGTGGTTTATCTCTTTATGAGTGGAGGGCCTTCACAATTTGAAACTTTCGATTATAAACCAAAACTCGCTAATCTTTTTGGTCAAGGCTTACCCGATTCGGTTAGAAAAGGGCAAAGACTTACAGGTATGAGTGCCAATCAAGCGGTTTTACCGCTTGTTCCGTCGGCCTATAAATTTAATCAATACGGAAAAACTAAGACTTGGGTAAGTGATTTGCTACCTTACACGGCTCAAGTAGTCGATGATTTGTGTATCGTAAAATCTATGTTTACTGAGCAAATCAATCATGACCCCGCCATAACATTTTTTCAAACTGGACATCAATTGCCAGGTCGCCCTTCTATCGGCTCTTGGATGAGCTACGGTTTGGGTTCTGAAAATCAAAATCTGCCTGCGTTTATTGTTTTGGTTTCAAAAGATGCCTCGAAAGACCAGCCACTTTATGCTCGTTTGTGGGGCAATGGCTTCCTATCTTCTGAGCATCAAGGAGTGCAATTCCGCTCAGGTAAAGACCCTGTTTTATTTCTTAATAATCCCGAAGGTTATGACGGCCAAGACCGCCAACAAATGTTGGAATATTTGACCAAACTCAACCAATTGCAAAATGAAACTTGGGGTGACCCCGAAGTAGATGCCCGAATCGCACAGTACGAGATGGCGTATCGGATGCAGACCTCTGTTCCCGAAGTAATGGATACTTCTAAAGAACCCGATGAAGTTTTTGAGCTTTACGGAGAAGGTAGCCGAGATAAAGGAACGTATGCCGCCAATTGCCTTTTAGCTCGGAAATTACTCGAAAAAGACGTCAGATTTGTGCAGCTTTATCATCAAGGCTGGGACCATCACGGCTCCCTACCCAAAGGAATGGCTCACCAATGCAAGCAAACTGATAAAGCCACCGCCGCCTTGATTATTGATTTGAAAAGAAGAGGTTTACTGGAAGATACTTTGGTGGTTTGGGGTGGAGAATTTGGCAGAACAGTTTATTCGCAAGGTAAACTCACCAAAGATGATTATGGCCGAGACCACCACCCAAGATGCTTTACGATGTGGATGGCAGGTGCGGGTGTAAAATCGGGGTTTAGCTACGGCGAAACCGATGATTTTAGCTATAATATCATCAAAAACCCAGTGCATGTGCACGATTTTCAAGCAACTTTATTACATTTAATGGGAATCGACCATGAACAACTGACTTATAAGTACCAAGGTAGGCGTTTTAGATTAACCGATGTGCATGGACAAGTGATTAAAGGAATTTTGGCTTAATTAAACAGAGGAACAAGCATTGAGGAATGAAACATATTTGGGTAATTTTTAAGTTAATTTTATTGATAGTTTTTGCACTTCGACTACTCATTGCCAATCGCAAAGAAAAACAACCGAAGTTTCAACATGACCCTAAGCGTGGCCTATTCAACTTGTTTCACCAGCAAGTATTTTCTAAGAAAATTATGTTTCATTCAGAAGAATTGAGCAACGAACAACAGCTAAAGGAAATATTCAGAAAACAAATTCGTCCAAAAGAAGAAGCTTGGAAACAAGACGGCAAACTATTCGATGATTTTTTTGCTACTTTAAGTTTAGAAGAGCGAATGGTTTATGTAGCCTATCTTTCAAATAAAAGCTTTCAGAAAGGTAGTATTTTCAATTTTCTATGGTACAAAACCGAATGGATTATTGCTTTTGGGCAAATGCTAAAACATCTAAAAGCGGATAACCTGTATTTCCTCTTTGAAGTCGTCGTCATCGAATCTTGCCATTTCGATATTGAAAGCATTTCGCAAGAAAACCAAGATTTCTTTCAACTCGAACTCCACCCCGACGGTAGCCAAGAACATGAGTCCGTGAAGCAATTTGACAAAGTATTCAGACCCGAAGAATTTTATGGGCTTGTACTTCAAAAAATTCAATAACTAAGTATTCCCTTTAAAAATGGGGATGCTTAGGAAACGAAAAAATGAAGGTTTTACGTCGAAATATTTCGTTAATTCTATCTTTTAAATACTATTACTAAAATATTTTCGTTACAAAAAGATTGTAAAGTTCTGACTACACAATTTAACTATTATTTATCATGAATTTGCTTTTCCGCTCCAACCTCTTCAAATTGTGTTATTTTTTTCTTTTAAGCTCCAATCTCTTTGCCCAAACATTCAGTATAAAAGGTGTAGTTCGCGATGCCAAAACTTCTGAAATAGTACCTTTTGCCAATGTTTTTGTAGCTAATACTACCAAAGGAACGAGTTCAAACGAAAAAGGAGAATATACCCTTTCAAAAATCCCTTTTGGAACAGTCATCGTATCGGTTTCGATGGTGGGCTATGCTCCCGCTCGCCAAACCATTAGGATTGAAACCGAAGGAACAAAGGAAGTTGACTTTACCATTAATCCGATTGAACAAGAACTCAGTGAAGTAAAGGTTTCGGCCAATAGAGATAAAACTTGGGAAAAACAATTTCAACGTTTTTCGAAAAGTATTTTAGGAGATTCTCCTTTATCTAAGTTATGTAATATCAAAAATAATTACCTGATTGATTTCGAAGACACTAAAGGGACATTAAAAGCCACCGCTAAACAGCCCATCGAAATTGAAAATCTTGCTTTAGGGTATAGAATGTTCTTTACACTAACTAACTTTATTTTAGCCAATGAAGAAATTCAATACCAAGGTTATGCTCGCTTTGAAGAACTCAAACCTGTAAGCGAAAAAGAGGCAAGCAAATGGAAACAAAACCGGTTAATGGCTTTTGAAGGTTCTGACCGGCACTTATTTTGGGCTTTGGCTCAAAGAAAACTAAAAACTGAAGGCTATGAAGCATTTGTCGATGCTGCAGGTTTCAATCCAGCCAACCGAACCGCCAATTTTTATGGCCAATTAGGGAAAAGTATTCTAGCTTACCCCCTCGATTCGATTGTTAGAAAAGGTAAAATAGCTACTGAATATCGAATTAGATTTCCAAAACGTATCGAACTCCATTTTGCTAGTCCTTATTATAATGGTCAGTTTTACCGTGATGATACCCGTATGATTTCGTGGATTGAAAGTTTAAAAGATTTAGATTTTAACGACCGAGGCATCATCCAAAACCCCAAAGATTTGGTTATTTCTGGTTTTATGAGTAGTAAGCGTTTGGCAGAAATGCTTCCGCTTGATTATTTGCCTAATGAAAATGTCGAGCGAGAAATTCCTAAAGAAAAAATCAATGTTTCTCTCGACTCCACCACCCAACGAAGTATTTGGCGTTTGCAAGAACGCGTACAGCTTATCAGTAATAAAGCCTATTATCATCCAAACGAAAATCTTTGGTTTGCGGGAAGAATGCACTACGCAGATGCCACAATGAGCGACTCTATCAGTAAAGTGGTTTATGTAGAATGGATTAGCCCACAAAATGAATTAATTGCTCGACAAAAACACCACGTCGACTCCCTGCAATTTAAAGGAATGATAGCTTTACCCAATGACCTTGCTTTAGGAAATTATCGGATTCGTGCTTATACCCAATGGATGCGTAATTTTGGAGATAGCTGTTTCTATGAGCAAATTATACCGATTATTTCGCCTAGACAATATGTAGTTTCTGCCCAAAACTTCCCACCTAAAACGTATTTTAAGATAACGACCGATAAAAAGGCCTATCAAAAACGTGAAAAAATCAATGTAAAAATTGAAGGAATTGAAAGTAAAAATTTTTGTATCTCAGTTACCGACACCATGGCTGTTCGTTCGTGTAATACTTTAGTAAGTTCTAATAGTAGTTTTTTGCCAGCCACCTCATTCAAAACGATTCCAGAGTTTAAATTTTTAGCAGAAACAGGGCTTAAACTTTCAGGTAAGGTACTTGATAAAAATAACAAGCCTACACTGGCAAATATTATTTTTTACTTCGGTCAAAATCAATATCCACTAACAACACAAACTGATGCCGAAGGACATTTTTCTGTTTCGGGTATTCAGTTAAGCGATACTACTGATATTAGCTATCAAGCCACCGATTTGAAAGGTAAACTCCTTGAGAAAGTACTCTTTGACGTAGAGGATTTCCCTACTATCAAGCCCTCAAATATAAAGCTCAATTTCATAGTAAAAGACTTACCCTCAGCGGTTTTAATTGAAAATAATATTGATATTCCCAAAGATGCAATTGCATTAGAGGAAGTGAGTGTAACCACCAAACGTACTGAAAAACAGTTTGTAAGTAAACCACTCTACGGAAACCCCGACTTCACTGTATTTTCAAAGGAAATAAGTCCCGCATTATCTGGCATGAATCCCGTTTTGGCACTACAGGGTAAAGTACCGGGCTTACAAGTAGTACTAGCAGCCGATGGCATAATTAGAGTACGCATGCGTGCTGGACAAAACTCTATTGAAGGTGATTCTGCTCCGCTCTACTTAATTGATGGTTTTCCAGTAGAAAATGTTAATTCATTAATGAATGTTAGTATGGATAACATTGACCGCATCGAGGTATTAAAAACCGCCCGTGCCATGTTTGGTTCTAGGGGTGCCAACGGTGTTATTGCGATTTATACTAAATCATCAGTTGTAAAGCCTTCCGAGAGAAATAATAATGGTTTAAAATCAAGTACCAAAATGCTGAGCATTGTAGGATATAAATCTTATAAACCATTTTTTAGTCCAAATTATAGTTCAGCACAAGCTAAAGAATCTAACAAATTTGATATTCGAACGACCATTTTTTGGCTTCCGAATCTTACGAGCAACACCTTCTCTTTTTATGCGGCCGATAATGCTGGGGTTTACAGAATTTTAGCAAAAAATGGCGAAGAAATTGCCGAAACCTATGTAGAAATCAGATAATTCAAATAAAAAACCACCCTTTGGGGGTGGTTTTTATAGATTATATTAAGAAAAAGCATAGTCAAGTCGGAATCCTATTATGAGCCACACATTTCGCAACCTTCTGGGTCATCAAGCGAGCATTGCATTGCTGCGTACTGATATTCTGCTTCACTTGAAAAAGTTGCTGCTGCAGTTGCTTTAGCAGTTTGTTCTTCAGCATATTTTACATAGTCTAAAGGTTTTTCTGATACCGCCGATGTTGCAGGTACAACCTCAGCAATTGCTTGGCGGTCAACTGTAAATTTCACTGCATCAGAAGCTGCTTTCGTACGTAGGTAATACATACCTGTTTTCAAGCCCGCTTTCCATGCGTAGAAATGCATCGAAGTAAGTTTTCCGAAATTGGCATTTTCCATAAAGATATTAAGCGACTGACTTTGGCAAATGAATGCTCCACGGTCGGCTGCCATATCAATAATGGTTTTTTGTTTGATTTCCCACGCTGTGCGGTACAAATCTTTCAGGTTTTGTGGAATCTCTGCAATTCCTTGTACTGAACCATTAGCGGCAATTAGTTTGTTTTTCATGGTATCGTTCCACAAACCAATTTTCACTAAATCTTTCAGTAAATGTTTGTTTACAACTACAAACTCACCAGAAAGTACACGACGTGTGTAAATATTTGATGTATATGGCTCAAAACACTCGTTGTTACCCAAAATTTGGCTCGTTGAGGCCGTCGGCATTGGAGCAACTAATAAAGAGTTTCTTACGCCATGTGTTTTTACTTTTTCACGTAATTCTTCCCAATTCCAGCGACCAGAATCTGGAGATACGCCCCACATGTCAAATTGGAAAATACCTTGCGAAATTGGCGAGCCTTCCCATGTTGAATAAGGGCCATCGGCCATAGCCATTTCCATTGAAGATTCCATGGCCGCAAAGTAGATTGTTTCGAAGATTTCTTTATTTAATCTACGAGCTTCATCAGACTCAAACGGCATTCTCAAGGTAATAAAAGTATCGGCCAAACCTTGAACCCCCAAACCAATCGGGCGGTGACGCAGGTTACTACGCTCAGCCTCTATTACTGGGTAATAGTTTACATCAATTACTTTATTAAGGTTTTTAGTAATCACCTTCGTTACTTCATAAAGTTTTTCGTGATCAAACTTCATGAAACCAGTTTTCTCATCCTTAACAATGTATTTGGGTAGAGCAATCGAAGCTAAATTACAAACCGCAACCTCATCAGGAGCCGTATATTCAATAATCTCCGTACAAAGATTCGAAGATTTGATAGTCCCTAAGTTCTTCTGATTTGATTTCTTATTGGCTGCATCTTTATAGAGCATGTATGGTGTGCCTGTCTCAATTTGAGACTCCATAATAGCAAACCATAAATCTTGTGCTTTAATAGTTTTGCGAGCTTTCCCCTCTAATTCATATTTTTCGTAAAGCTTCTCAAACTCTTCTCCGTAGCAGTCAGATAAACCTGGAGCTTCATTCGGGCAGAATAACGACCAAGTGTCATTAGCTTCTACGCGTTTCATGAATAAATCAGAAATCCAAAGTGCATAGAATAAATCTCTGGCACGAAGTTCTTCTTTACCGTGGTTTTTTCTCAAATCTAAGAATTCAAAGATATCGGCATGCCAAGGCTCAATGTAGATAGCAAAAGAACCTTTTCTTTTACCACCACCTTGGTCAACGTAGCGAGCAGTATCGTTGAACACACGTAGCATCGGCACGATACCATTTGAAGTGCCATTAGTACCTTTAATGTATGAACCAGTAGCACGTACATTATGGATGGCTAAGCCAATTCCACCAGCTGACTGTGAAATTTTTGCTGTTTGCCCAAGTGTATCGTAAATACCAGTGATACTATCTTCTTTAATCGTCAATAAGAAACATGATGAAAGTTGTGGTTTCGGCGTACCAGCATTGAACAATGTTGGGGTTGCGTGTGTAAACCAACGCTCCGACAATAATTCATAAGTTTCCAGTACACGGTCAATGTCTTCGCCATGAATACCTACTGCTACACGCATAAGCATGTGCTGTGGACGCTCAACAATTTTTCCGTTTACTTTTAATAGATAAGATTTTTCAAGGGTTTTATAACCAAAATAATCATAACCAAAATCTCGGTCATAGATAATTGCAGAATCAAGCAAAGCGGCATGTTTCTGAATTACTTTCCATGTGTCTTTGGCGATTAAAGAGGCATTTTGGCCAGTTTTCGGGTCGATGTATTGATACAACATTTTCATTGTACCCGAAAATGACTTAAGAGTGTTCTTATGGAGGTTAGAAATAGCAATCCTTGCCGCTAAAATAGCGTAATCAGGGTGCTTGGTTGTCATCGAAGCAGCCGTTTCAGCAGCTAAACTATCTAACTCTGATGTAGAAACACCATCGTAGATACCTGCTACTACTTTCATGGCAACCTCAACGGGTTGGACAAATGCTGGCTCTAAGCCATAACAAAGTCGCTCAATACGAGCAGTGATTTTGTCGAACTTTACCGACTCGCGGCGTCCGTCTCTTTTAATTACAAACATAGGCAGCCTTTTTAAAAGTGTTTTATGGGATTCACAACAATGTCTTAAGCAAACCAAAAAAATGGTTTAATAAAGGAATCTTAGCTTTAAAACTAATTATATTATTTACGTAATTTATGTGACTGCTAGTCACTTTTTGGATTCACTAAAAAAAATTATAAAGCAGTCTATGTAAGGTCAAATTTACTACATACTGTAAGTAAGTAACAGATGTAAAATTAGTAAAATATCAAGGCATATAAAAATCCAAAAACTATACCTATTGACCGATAATTAAAAAGTGTAATATTAAGAGAATATTAAGAACTAATAATCAGTTAGTTACTTAACAGTGAGATAGGAAAAGTCTAATAAAAAAGTTATCCACATTAAATAAACTATTTTTGCTTCTCCAATTAGAGTCTTTTAAGTTGCAGTTTGTGGCTATTTTCATTGACAAATGTAAATATTTTATTTTCAGAAAAAAAAGAAAATTCTGAAAAAGTTATCCACATTGAAAATTGAATTATTAGTCATGGCACTCCATTAGTAAGAGGTCTCCTGATTTGTACGAAACTCTAACAATTCCATCAGCCGCAACTTCATTACTATTTCCCGAACGATAACCCAATATAAGTTCCTCATTATCAATATTATAAACAAGATTTTCGGTTATAATTCCAGTAGCAGAACCAATAGGAATAAGTGAGATTTGTGTACCTTTCGCATACCACTTTTCAAAGCTTGCAGGAAAGGGCAGCAAAGGGTAGATAACTGAGAAATCATCTATCATAACAATCGAAAGTTTACTTTTGTAACGAACGATATTAGTCATGTTCGTAATGGCATGGTCAGCTCTTCGACCCGTTGCCCAAACCACATTTGCCGCAGGAAAACCTCTATTAATTAAAAAATCGAAAGCTTTTTCAAGGTCTGTTTTATCTTGGTCTGGCGTGTAAACAATCTCAATCGGGTATTGGCTTTGTTCAATTTCTTGTAAATTTATATCTCTATCAAAATCGCCTAAAAGCACATCGACTTTGATTCCAAGAGAAATGACACGGTGAATGGCATTATCAAGCACAACTACAAATGGACTCCATTCTAATAGCTGCCCAAGTAATTCTACACTACAACTTTCGCCATTGGCAATAATAAGAGCCGGTTCCTGTTTTTCACGTACGATATGATGAGACGACATACTCAAAGTTATTAAATTTCGACAAACATAATGGCAAAAATTACTTCACAATCCATTGAAATAATTTTGAAATAGGCTTCGCATAAAGTGTGTACCAACGAGGCACAAGACCATTCTCAGCCCATGCTCGACGGTCTTCTTTATTGGCTCTAATTCTGTTTTTAAGAGAAGCATTACTTGTACCGCCTGTACGCATTTTCATGAGTACTTCGGGAATATAAAAAGAAGAGAGTTTATGCTTATAAAGCATTCGAAGCATCAGTTCGTAATCTCCTGCACTACGATACGAGATATTATAAAAC harbors:
- a CDS encoding thiamine diphosphokinase, translated to MSSHHIVREKQEPALIIANGESCSVELLGQLLEWSPFVVVLDNAIHRVISLGIKVDVLLGDFDRDINLQEIEQSQYPIEIVYTPDQDKTDLEKAFDFLINRGFPAANVVWATGRRADHAITNMTNIVRYKSKLSIVMIDDFSVIYPLLPFPASFEKWYAKGTQISLIPIGSATGIITENLVYNIDNEELILGYRSGNSNEVAADGIVRVSYKSGDLLLMECHD